Proteins encoded together in one Shewanella oneidensis MR-1 window:
- the mshL gene encoding pilus (MSHA type) biogenesis protein MshL, producing the protein MTAIKYFTPLLSLCLMACQTTDRPQPTASKEALSASMQTASQPTPPPPATMPDAVQRELNANTLMGGLTAPMETERRIDVSAHDVDARVFFPSLVQGTPFSVAVHPDVQGTISLSLKGVTLSEAIQVVEDIYGYEVSREGRILRVFPAGMRTETFPLNYLYMERDGLSLTSVSSGRISDNNNSNNNNGNSNSNNGNSGGNNSNSNSSNGSNASSNSSDSTNGTFIRSRTKTDFWGELKETLTAIVGDTGGGRQVVVTPQAGLVTIRAYPNELRQVRAFLSSAESHLQRQVILEAKILEVTLSDGYQQGIQWDNVLGHVGNTNINFGTSAGTGLSDKITSSLGGVTSLSIKGSDFNTMISLLDTQGDVDVLSSPRVTASNNQKAVIKVGTDEYFVTDVSSTTVAGTTPVTTPQVELTPFFSGIALDVTPQIDKDGNVLLHVHPSVIDVKEQTKDIKVSNESLELPLAQSEIRESDTVIRAASGDVVVIGGLMKSENIEVVSQVPLLGDIPFVGELFKNRSKQKKKTELIIMLKPTVVGNDTWKTELERSKTLLDRWYPENK; encoded by the coding sequence ATGACAGCCATTAAATACTTCACACCTCTACTCTCACTTTGCCTTATGGCTTGCCAAACAACGGATAGGCCGCAACCTACGGCTTCAAAAGAAGCGCTTTCCGCCTCGATGCAGACCGCGAGCCAGCCAACGCCGCCCCCGCCAGCCACTATGCCAGATGCGGTGCAGCGTGAGCTGAATGCCAATACTTTAATGGGTGGCTTAACTGCTCCCATGGAGACTGAGCGTCGTATCGATGTCTCTGCCCATGATGTGGATGCGAGGGTGTTTTTCCCTAGTCTCGTGCAGGGCACTCCCTTTAGTGTGGCGGTGCACCCTGATGTGCAGGGCACTATTTCATTATCGCTAAAAGGGGTGACACTAAGCGAAGCCATTCAAGTGGTGGAAGATATTTATGGTTATGAAGTCAGCCGTGAAGGACGTATTTTGCGGGTATTCCCTGCGGGGATGCGTACTGAGACTTTCCCTTTAAATTACTTATACATGGAGCGTGATGGCCTGTCGTTAACCTCGGTAAGTTCGGGCCGAATTTCCGATAATAACAACTCAAATAACAATAACGGCAATAGTAACTCGAATAACGGCAACTCAGGTGGAAATAATAGCAATAGCAATTCGAGCAACGGCAGTAATGCTAGCAGTAACAGCAGCGATAGCACCAATGGCACCTTTATTCGCTCGCGTACCAAAACCGATTTTTGGGGCGAGTTAAAAGAAACCTTAACCGCCATTGTGGGTGACACGGGCGGCGGCCGCCAAGTGGTGGTGACTCCGCAGGCGGGATTAGTGACTATTCGTGCTTATCCAAATGAGCTGCGCCAAGTGCGTGCATTTTTAAGTTCGGCCGAGAGCCATTTACAGCGCCAAGTGATCCTCGAAGCGAAAATCCTCGAAGTGACCCTTTCTGACGGTTATCAGCAGGGTATTCAGTGGGATAATGTGCTGGGTCATGTAGGCAACACCAATATTAATTTTGGGACATCAGCGGGTACTGGCTTAAGCGATAAAATCACCTCCTCACTGGGTGGGGTGACATCGTTGAGCATTAAAGGCTCAGATTTTAATACCATGATAAGCCTGCTCGATACCCAAGGTGATGTGGATGTATTATCCAGCCCAAGGGTGACGGCATCTAACAATCAAAAAGCGGTGATTAAAGTCGGTACCGATGAGTATTTTGTTACCGATGTTTCATCGACCACGGTTGCTGGTACGACACCTGTCACTACACCTCAGGTGGAATTGACTCCATTTTTCTCAGGCATCGCGCTGGATGTCACTCCGCAAATCGATAAAGACGGCAACGTATTACTGCATGTTCACCCATCGGTTATTGATGTAAAAGAACAAACGAAGGACATCAAAGTCAGCAATGAATCCTTAGAATTACCTTTGGCACAAAGTGAAATCCGCGAGTCTGATACCGTCATCCGCGCGGCCTCTGGCGATGTGGTGGTGATTGGCGGACTGATGAAGAGTGAAAATATTGAGGTGGTGTCCCAAGTGCCGCTGCTTGGTGATATTCCGTTCGTGGGCGAACTGTTTAAAAACCGTAGCAAGCAGAAAAAGAAAACCGAGTTAATTATTATGCTTAAGCCTACCGTGGTGGGTAATGATACTTGGAAAACTGAGTTAGAGCGCTCTAAGACGTTGCTCGACCGTTGGTATCCAGAAAATAAGTAA
- a CDS encoding MSHA biogenesis protein MshK produces MLLNKSYIFIALLGISAQVSAESLRDPTLPGKGYSGAGAVSQNQHQALILNSIVSSGNTAYAVINNKIVSVGDSIQGVKVVRITPASVSLSDGRKLAVFQAIIER; encoded by the coding sequence GTGTTGCTCAATAAGTCTTATATTTTCATTGCATTACTGGGTATTTCAGCACAAGTGTCGGCCGAAAGCTTACGGGATCCTACTTTGCCCGGCAAAGGCTATTCGGGCGCAGGCGCAGTGAGCCAAAATCAGCATCAAGCCTTAATACTCAATAGCATCGTCAGCTCCGGCAATACGGCTTACGCTGTGATTAATAATAAAATTGTGTCCGTGGGTGATAGCATCCAAGGGGTCAAAGTGGTGCGCATTACTCCCGCGTCGGTATCACTTTCTGACGGACGGAAATTAGCAGTATTTCAAGCAATAATAGAGAGATAG
- a CDS encoding MSHA biogenesis protein MshJ: MKAQFNQLAQKFDALSQRERGLIALAVLVLLGMLAYMPIESLWKQQHSTTQQLEALEQENSVSLQQIDLYQQRLAMDPNQDYRQRLNLLQQQNQQIDAQLNEQMVDMVPADYMPELLGNLLGQVQGIKLLKFTSIAPVPLLAVGDEKKLNLYSHGIRMSLEGDYFSVLRFVEAVEAMPDKLYWKRLDYKVADYPKGKIDIELYTLSINKDFISVAQ; the protein is encoded by the coding sequence ATGAAAGCACAATTTAATCAATTAGCGCAAAAGTTTGATGCGCTGAGCCAGCGGGAGCGGGGATTAATAGCACTCGCCGTTTTAGTGCTTCTCGGCATGCTGGCATATATGCCAATCGAATCTCTGTGGAAACAACAGCATTCAACCACGCAGCAATTAGAAGCACTAGAGCAGGAAAATAGCGTGTCGTTGCAACAGATTGATTTATATCAGCAGCGATTAGCGATGGATCCCAATCAGGACTATCGTCAGCGTTTAAATCTACTACAGCAACAAAATCAACAGATTGATGCGCAGCTTAACGAGCAGATGGTTGATATGGTGCCCGCCGATTATATGCCAGAGTTGCTGGGTAATCTGCTCGGGCAGGTGCAAGGAATTAAGTTACTGAAGTTTACCTCTATTGCACCTGTTCCATTGCTCGCCGTGGGTGATGAGAAAAAGTTGAATCTCTATAGCCATGGGATCCGCATGAGTTTAGAAGGGGATTATTTCTCCGTGTTGCGTTTTGTTGAAGCGGTAGAGGCCATGCCTGACAAACTTTACTGGAAACGACTCGACTATAAAGTGGCCGATTACCCGAAAGGGAAAATCGACATTGAACTTTATACCTTGAGTATTAATAAGGACTTTATCAGTGTTGCTCAATAA
- a CDS encoding PilN domain-containing protein: MIKSRVNLYSAALLPPKQSLTFATLMSYTAGLLFVCGAVAGFSYWQLTESVQALSQASALKQQYDQQKADLETQIANRKPDPDLVARVTLESQQLELKQLLLGELALRSSLTSRGFAPVLKDLAMVSDASVWLNHIVINEQHFMFEGFADHPQNIPLWVSKLKTTQTLKGQAFSSMTMDRGEDKPLAFTLTSETPEESAR; this comes from the coding sequence GCTTAACCTTCGCGACATTAATGAGTTACACCGCGGGCTTATTATTCGTCTGCGGTGCAGTCGCTGGCTTTAGCTATTGGCAATTAACTGAGTCTGTACAGGCGTTAAGCCAAGCGTCAGCGCTAAAACAGCAGTACGACCAACAAAAAGCCGATCTCGAAACGCAAATTGCCAACCGTAAGCCCGACCCTGATTTAGTCGCTCGGGTCACACTTGAGTCACAGCAGTTGGAGTTAAAGCAATTGTTGTTGGGCGAACTTGCGCTGCGTTCATCCCTCACTAGCCGAGGTTTTGCACCTGTGCTGAAGGACTTAGCCATGGTGTCCGATGCGAGCGTTTGGCTGAATCATATTGTGATTAACGAACAACACTTTATGTTTGAAGGTTTTGCCGACCATCCACAGAACATCCCGCTTTGGGTAAGCAAGTTAAAAACGACCCAAACCTTAAAAGGGCAGGCGTTTTCTTCCATGACGATGGATCGCGGCGAGGATAAACCTTTGGCGTTCACGCTGACTAGCGAGACACCTGAGGAGAGCGCACGATGA